Part of the Sphingobium lignivorans genome is shown below.
CGACCTGCAGCTTCTCGAATATCGATTTCAGGTGCGACTTGACGGTCTCGATCGATATGCCGAGCTGCCAGGCGATCTGCTTGTTTGGCTGCCCCTCGGCCACCAGTTGCAGCACCGCGATCTCCTTTCCGGTCAGCCGATCCTCAAGGGCGTGGACGGCAAGCTCCAGCGCAACTTCGGGCGCGATCACGCGGCGCCTGGTGTGGACGGCGCGGATTGTGTCGACGAGCTCTTTGCGCAGGCATGATTTAAGCAAATAGCCCGCAGCGCCGGCGGCAAGAGCACGATGCGCCTGAGCATCGCCGGGATAGGTGGTGAGGATCAGCACAATGGCGTTACCATCTTCGGCGCGGATCGCCTCCAATGCCTCAATCCCTCCCACGCCCGGCATTTGTACATCCATCAGCACGACGTCAGGGCGCTTCTCCCGAAACATCGCCAACGCCTCGTGACCGTCCCCCGCCTCGCCGATCACGTCGATATCGTCCTGCCGGCCGAGCGTCGCGCAAATGCCTTCGCGCATCATGGGGTGATCATCGACCACCAGTACGCGAATGCGCCGCCGTTGCGCGGAGCCGCTTTCGGCGTTGCCGCCGCCTGTTCGCTCATTCTCGGTCACTGGGCTTTCGATATACCATCGCGGCGGG
Proteins encoded:
- a CDS encoding response regulator transcription factor; its protein translation is MRVLVVDDHPMMREGICATLGRQDDIDVIGEAGDGHEALAMFREKRPDVVLMDVQMPGVGGIEALEAIRAEDGNAIVLILTTYPGDAQAHRALAAGAAGYLLKSCLRKELVDTIRAVHTRRRVIAPEVALELAVHALEDRLTGKEIAVLQLVAEGQPNKQIAWQLGISIETVKSHLKSIFEKLQVDDRTHAVTIAVRRGYLS